In Flavobacterium sp. GSB-24, the genomic window ATTCCGTTTCTGCAGTTTTGTTCTGATAAAATTGCGGTACTAATGATTCGTTTATCCGGCACCAAACATTTGCTCGGACATCGTTTGTGGATCAAAGATTTTCCTAAATCAACCAAACAAATTGAGATTCCGTATCTAATTGTCGGAGGAGGTATTGCTGGCTTAAGTGCAGCACGACAATTTCAAAAAAGAGGAATAACAGATTTTTTAATCGTAGAATTAGACAATCATTTGGGAGGAAATTCTTCAAACGGAGAAAACAAATATTCCAAATATCCTTTGGGTGCGCATTATCTGCCGCTCCCTAATTTTCAAGATAAAGAATTGCTTGGTTTTCTCGAAGAAGAAAAAATAATTCTGGGTTACGATCCAAAAGGTTTTCCTGTTTTCGACGAATTACAATTGACTTTTGCACCAGACGAGCGTTTGTTTTATAAAAATAATTGGCAGGAAGGCGTTGTTCCAAAAGACGGAAACACGGCTTCTGATGATTTGGAGTTTCAGAAATTCTTCAAAGAAATGGATATTTTTAGAACAGCAAAAGGACAAGATCAGAAATACTTATTTGATATTCCGCTTTATCTTTCATCGTCAGATGAAAAGACGAGAGCTTTAGATAAAATTACAATGAAGAAATGGTTTAGAGATAATCATTTTACCTCTGAACCTTTATTCAATTATATCGATTACTGCTGTAAAGATGACTTTGGTTTAGGAATTGAATTTGTTTCGGCTTGGGCAGGGATTCATTATTTTGCAGGAAGAAAACAAGACAGCACAGCCGAAAAACACGAGAGCGTTTTAACTTGGCCCGAAGGAAATTCGCGTCTTGCCAATCATTTAAAAAAGTATACAAACGATAAAGATTTAAAAAGCCATTTGGTTTATGAAGTAAAAATCGAAAATAACAAAGTAATTGCAAAAGCTTTTGATGATGTCAGCAAAACAACTGTTGAAATCATTGCAGATAAAGTAATAATGGCTTCTCCGCAATTTGTAAATCAGTATTTGATCAAAGACAGAAAAACGTTTACCCAAGATTTTCAGTATACACCTTGGCTTTTGGCAACTTTGATTGTAGAGGATTTGCCCGATAATTTCAGTTTTCCGCTGGCTTGGGATAATGTAATTTACGGTTCCAAAGGTTTGGGTTATGTTTACGATCAGCATCAGAATTTAAATCAGGTTCAGGAGAAAAAAGTAATTACATATTACTTTAGTTTTTCTTCTGCAGATTTAAGAAAAACGAGAATAGAGTTGTATAAAAAAGATAAAGAATATTGGAAACAGTTTGTTTTGAATGATTTAAAAATTGCGCATCCTGATATTGAAGAATATACAGAAGACATTGAAGTTTTTCTATTAGGGCACGGCATGATTTCGCCTGCGCCGGGGTTTATTTTTGGAGAATCGAAGAAACTAGCCAAACAGAATATTCAGAATGCTGTTTATTTTGCACATAGCGATTTATCAGGAATTTCGATTTTTGAAGAAGCTTTTCACCAAGGAATTAATGTTGTAAATGAGATTTTAGATGGAACAACCGTGGATTCATAAAGCAAAAACAGATTTAGCATTCATTATAGGTCCGTCATTTTTTGTGCTGGCCATAATCTTTATTTTTCAAGATTATATCACAAGAATTGAAGAGAATTATTCTTTTTATACTTGGCTTTTTTTAATTGTTTTTATTGATGTAGCACACGTTTATGCAACATTATTCAAAACCTATTTTGTTGCCGATGAATTCAAGAAACAAAAACAAAGATTGATTCTTTTACCGATTATTTGTTTTTTGACAGGAATTGTACTTTTTTCTTTTGGCAGTTTAGTTTTTTGGTCGTTTTTGGCTTATGTTGCTGTCTTTCATTTTATCAGACAGCAGTATGGTTTTATGAGATTGTACGCCAGAAAAGAAACCAAAACTAAAATATCGGTTTGGATTGATAATCTGGCGATTTATGCTTCAACCGGATACCCAATGTTGTATTGGTTTTTTTCGTCTAAGCGAAAGTTCAACTGGTTTGTAGAAAATGAATTTTTTAGGTTTGAAAGCCAAACAATCTTAGAAATCCTATTTTGGATTTATATCGGAATTTTGATTTTGTATGTCTTTTATACTGCCATAAAATCAATTCGAAATCAGTTTTTTAATATTCCGAAAAACAGCATTATTCTTGGCACAGCACTTTCTTGGTATTTCGGAATTGTGTATTTTAATGACGATTTGATTTTTACTTTACTAAACGTCGTTTCGCATGGAATTCCTTATATGGCACTGGTTTATTTTAAAGAAATTGACGGAAAATCAGATTCAGAATTAGGTCGTTTGTCTTTTTTAAAGCAATATAAAGGCATTCTAATTTACGTTGTTATTTTAGTTTTAATTGCCTTTTCAGAAGAATTTCTTTGGGAACTTTTTGTTTGGAATGAAAACATAAGTATAACCAATTTTGATTTTTCGAGCTGGCAGATTTTATTAGTTCCTTTGTTGAGCGTTCCACAGTTTACACATTATCTGTTGGATGGCTTTATCTGGAAATCTAAAAAATAAATCTAAAGCTTAATCTCAAACAAACTAAAAGAACCTTCTTTATAATGCTCTGGCAATTCATTGGTCCATTCTATGGTGCTGATTCCTTTGTAAGTGAAACCACAGCTGGTGTAATATTTATTAATTCTTTCGTTACCGCTGTGGGTGTCAAGCCGAATGTAGTCTTTACCATTTTCTTTGGCATATTCTTTAGTCCATTGTATGATTTTTTTGACGTAAGAATGCCCTCTGAATTTTGAATTCGTAGCAATACGATGCAAATATACCGCAGGATCTTTGCTGGCTTCTTTCCAAATAATTTCATCATTAAAAGTAAGTACAAATGTACAAGCAACTTCATCTCCTTCTTTGATTACAAAATGACGATTTTCGGCAATTTCTTTTTCTATTAATGTCCTTTCAAAACCTCTCCAGCTTTTATTATTGACTGTTTTTTGATACGATGTAGCTTGATTGTAAATATCGAAAACAGCGTCGATATCTTGAGTTGTAGTTTTAAAAAATTCCATTATTGGGCTAATTCTGTAAATTAATGAATCTTCAAAGATAAATCTTTCAACAGCTTTATACGGGTGAAATGTTTAATTTATGCTTTTTTTATCAGGGTTTAACCAAACGACATTTTGTTCAGAATTGTGATCTTGTCCAATAATATCTTTGTACAATTCTGGTCTTCTAGCTTTTATATAACGATTTCCTCCTGCTTGAATGCATTTTTCGGGAGTAATTATAGCAGTTGCAAAAGAATCATCAAAAGTTCTGCAT contains:
- a CDS encoding NAD(P)/FAD-dependent oxidoreductase, which translates into the protein MKSGEDCNKSRRNFIKGVGASLLLIPFLQFCSDKIAVLMIRLSGTKHLLGHRLWIKDFPKSTKQIEIPYLIVGGGIAGLSAARQFQKRGITDFLIVELDNHLGGNSSNGENKYSKYPLGAHYLPLPNFQDKELLGFLEEEKIILGYDPKGFPVFDELQLTFAPDERLFYKNNWQEGVVPKDGNTASDDLEFQKFFKEMDIFRTAKGQDQKYLFDIPLYLSSSDEKTRALDKITMKKWFRDNHFTSEPLFNYIDYCCKDDFGLGIEFVSAWAGIHYFAGRKQDSTAEKHESVLTWPEGNSRLANHLKKYTNDKDLKSHLVYEVKIENNKVIAKAFDDVSKTTVEIIADKVIMASPQFVNQYLIKDRKTFTQDFQYTPWLLATLIVEDLPDNFSFPLAWDNVIYGSKGLGYVYDQHQNLNQVQEKKVITYYFSFSSADLRKTRIELYKKDKEYWKQFVLNDLKIAHPDIEEYTEDIEVFLLGHGMISPAPGFIFGESKKLAKQNIQNAVYFAHSDLSGISIFEEAFHQGINVVNEILDGTTVDS
- a CDS encoding GNAT family N-acetyltransferase — its product is MEFFKTTTQDIDAVFDIYNQATSYQKTVNNKSWRGFERTLIEKEIAENRHFVIKEGDEVACTFVLTFNDEIIWKEASKDPAVYLHRIATNSKFRGHSYVKKIIQWTKEYAKENGKDYIRLDTHSGNERINKYYTSCGFTYKGISTIEWTNELPEHYKEGSFSLFEIKL